The following coding sequences are from one Candidatus Borkfalkia ceftriaxoniphila window:
- a CDS encoding nucleotide sugar dehydrogenase, whose translation MKIAIAGIGYVGLSNAVLLAQRHEVTAVDVSQERVDAINAKRSPIADKDIEEYLVRKPLRLTATKDGAMAYRAAEFVLIATPTNYDPQTNYFDTSSVESVIGEVRAVNREAVIVVKSTVPVGYTNGLKEQLSDKNILFSPEFLREGRALYDNLYPSRIIVGTDKRDARLTRKAKEFAELLRGSALKEDVPVLIMNSTEAEAVKLFANTYLALRVSYFNELDTYAELHGLNTKEIIDGVSLDPRIGTHYNNPSFGYGGYCLPKDTKQLLANYREVPENLIRAIVDSNRTRKDFVAERILKKAGYPENRDAVVGIYRLTMKSNSDNYRQSSIQGVMKRLKAKGIRVIVYEPTYREDNFFNSPVISDLEQFKRLADVIVANRLDEPLSDVKEKVYTRDLYGRD comes from the coding sequence ATGAAAATAGCAATCGCAGGGATCGGATACGTAGGATTATCCAATGCGGTACTCTTGGCGCAGCGTCATGAGGTGACTGCCGTCGACGTATCGCAGGAACGCGTAGATGCGATCAACGCCAAAAGATCGCCTATCGCGGACAAAGACATCGAGGAATATCTCGTCCGAAAGCCCCTTCGTCTTACTGCGACGAAGGACGGCGCGATGGCATATCGCGCCGCGGAATTCGTCCTGATCGCCACGCCCACCAATTACGATCCTCAAACCAATTATTTCGATACTTCTTCGGTTGAAAGCGTGATCGGAGAAGTCCGCGCCGTCAATCGGGAGGCTGTCATCGTCGTGAAATCCACGGTGCCGGTGGGCTATACGAACGGGCTGAAAGAGCAGTTGTCCGATAAAAATATTCTTTTTTCTCCCGAATTTTTGCGCGAAGGCAGAGCATTGTACGATAATCTGTATCCGTCGCGTATCATCGTCGGAACAGACAAGCGCGACGCGCGCCTGACGCGGAAGGCAAAAGAATTTGCCGAACTTCTCCGCGGGAGCGCGCTGAAAGAGGACGTGCCCGTACTGATCATGAACAGTACCGAGGCAGAGGCGGTAAAACTTTTCGCCAATACCTATCTCGCGCTGCGCGTTTCTTATTTCAACGAACTGGACACGTACGCCGAACTGCACGGGCTGAACACGAAAGAGATCATCGACGGAGTGAGTTTAGATCCCCGTATCGGAACGCATTACAACAACCCTTCCTTCGGATACGGCGGCTATTGTCTGCCCAAAGATACCAAACAGTTGCTGGCGAATTACCGCGAAGTGCCCGAGAATCTGATCCGCGCGATCGTCGATTCTAACCGCACGCGGAAAGATTTCGTAGCGGAACGCATTTTGAAAAAGGCGGGATATCCCGAGAATCGAGACGCCGTCGTGGGAATATACCGCCTGACCATGAAGTCGAATTCCGACAATTACAGGCAAAGTTCGATCCAGGGCGTAATGAAACGGTTAAAAGCGAAAGGGATTCGCGTTATCGTCTACGAGCCGACCTATCGGGAAGACAATTTTTTCAACAGTCCCGTGATTTCCGATCTTGAACAGTTCAAACGCCTTGCCGACGTGATCGTTGCCAACCGTCTGGACGAGCCCCTTTCCGACGTAAAAGAAAAAGTTTATACCCGAGATTTATATGGAAGAGATTAA
- a CDS encoding LysR family transcriptional regulator, producing MTSDGLKTFIMLSKLKNFTRTAERMFVAQSTVTNRIFELEKEIGKKLFVRRAGGVELTEEGSVFLNYAVRMTELEESFIQEVNSSAKYKKTLKIGAINAVYESALYPVISNFIRKRKDISTKVMLGHSLDMLQMLQDKIIDVAFSYVPLKKAGFACEEFYSDRLALFASPRINEYKNGIRKAELANLDYLLCNFAYGDVGVFILSLFPPRHAFGFEIDNSGKLIHYLTDGFGYSFLPCRLAESELQAGLLEEVRLIDFATPAIVTYCSYSKTNAAACEFLQTMKEDSQPN from the coding sequence ATGACGAGCGACGGATTGAAGACATTTATCATGCTTTCCAAACTGAAAAACTTTACGCGCACCGCGGAAAGAATGTTCGTGGCGCAGTCGACGGTCACCAACCGCATCTTCGAACTGGAAAAGGAGATCGGCAAAAAACTGTTCGTGCGGCGCGCGGGCGGCGTGGAACTGACCGAAGAGGGGAGCGTGTTTTTAAACTACGCCGTGCGCATGACGGAACTGGAAGAGTCGTTCATACAGGAAGTCAATTCTTCGGCGAAATACAAAAAAACGCTGAAGATCGGCGCCATCAACGCGGTATACGAGAGCGCGCTCTATCCGGTCATCAGCAATTTTATCCGCAAGCGCAAAGATATTTCCACCAAAGTGATGCTGGGGCATTCGCTGGACATGTTGCAGATGCTGCAGGATAAGATCATCGACGTCGCCTTTTCCTACGTGCCCTTAAAAAAGGCGGGCTTTGCCTGCGAGGAGTTTTATTCCGACCGTCTGGCGCTCTTCGCTTCGCCGCGCATCAACGAATATAAAAACGGCATCCGCAAGGCGGAACTTGCGAATCTCGACTATCTCTTATGCAATTTCGCCTACGGCGACGTGGGCGTATTTATTTTATCGCTGTTTCCGCCGCGGCACGCGTTCGGGTTCGAGATCGACAACAGCGGCAAACTGATCCACTATCTGACGGACGGGTTCGGGTATAGTTTTCTGCCCTGCCGCCTCGCCGAGAGCGAGTTGCAAGCGGGGCTTTTGGAAGAAGTCCGTCTCATCGATTTCGCTACCCCCGCCATTGTCACTTATTGTTCCTATTCGAAGACCAACGCCGCCGCCTGCGAGTTTTTGCAGACGATGAAAGAGGATTCTCAGCCAAATTGA
- the leuC gene encoding 3-isopropylmalate dehydratase large subunit — protein sequence MGMTMSQKILAYHAGLDSVKAGQLINAELDMVLGNDITSPVAVKEFGKAGFSCVKCRDRVSMVMDHFTPNKDIKAAEQVKTVRNFANQYGIENFFDVGEMGIEHALLPEKGLVGAGDLVIGADSHTCTYGALGAFSTGVGSTDMAAGMMSNMCWFKVPSAIKFVLKNKPAKYICGKDIILHIIGLIGVDGALYKSMEFVGDGIQYLTIDDRFTICNMAIEAGAKNGIFPVDDTTREYLNGRFKREIRVFEADADAEYERTIEVDLSALKPTVAFPHLPENTRTPEEWGDVKIDQVVIGSCTNGHISDLRIAADILKGKRVAKGVRCIVIPATNTIWKQAMHEGLFDVFVDAGAVVSTPTCGPCLGGHMGILAAGERAVATTNRNFVGRMGHVDSEVYLASPYVAAASAIAGKIATPDQVK from the coding sequence ATGGGAATGACAATGTCACAAAAAATTCTCGCCTATCACGCAGGGCTTGACAGCGTGAAGGCGGGACAACTGATCAATGCGGAACTGGACATGGTTCTCGGCAACGACATCACCTCGCCCGTTGCGGTAAAAGAATTCGGCAAGGCGGGCTTTTCCTGCGTGAAATGCCGCGACCGCGTGAGCATGGTAATGGACCACTTTACCCCCAATAAAGACATCAAGGCGGCGGAACAAGTCAAGACCGTGCGCAATTTCGCCAATCAGTACGGCATAGAAAACTTTTTCGACGTGGGCGAAATGGGCATCGAGCACGCGCTTCTCCCCGAAAAAGGACTGGTGGGCGCGGGCGATCTCGTCATCGGCGCGGACAGCCACACCTGCACGTACGGCGCGCTCGGCGCATTTTCCACGGGCGTGGGTTCCACCGATATGGCGGCGGGCATGATGAGCAATATGTGCTGGTTCAAAGTCCCCTCCGCGATCAAATTCGTTTTGAAAAACAAACCCGCGAAATATATTTGCGGCAAGGATATCATTCTGCATATCATCGGACTCATCGGCGTGGACGGCGCGCTGTATAAGTCGATGGAATTCGTCGGCGACGGCATTCAATATTTGACCATCGACGACCGTTTCACCATCTGCAACATGGCGATCGAAGCGGGCGCGAAGAACGGCATCTTCCCCGTGGACGATACGACGCGCGAATATCTAAACGGCAGATTCAAGCGCGAGATCCGCGTATTCGAGGCGGACGCCGACGCGGAATACGAGCGCACGATCGAAGTAGACCTCTCCGCGCTGAAACCTACCGTTGCGTTCCCGCACCTGCCCGAAAACACCCGTACGCCCGAGGAATGGGGCGACGTGAAGATCGACCAGGTCGTCATCGGCAGTTGCACGAACGGCCATATTTCCGATTTGCGCATCGCGGCGGATATTCTGAAGGGCAAGCGCGTCGCCAAGGGCGTGCGCTGCATCGTGATCCCCGCGACCAACACTATCTGGAAACAGGCGATGCACGAGGGACTGTTCGACGTGTTCGTAGACGCGGGCGCGGTGGTCTCCACCCCTACCTGCGGGCCCTGCCTGGGCGGTCACATGGGCATTCTGGCGGCGGGAGAACGCGCCGTGGCGACGACCAACCGCAATTTCGTGGGACGCATGGGGCACGTGGACAGCGAAGTCTATCTCGCTTCCCCTTACGTTGCGGCGGCGAGCGCGATCGCGGGCAAAATTGCTACGCCCGATCAAGTGAAATAA
- the leuD gene encoding 3-isopropylmalate dehydratase small subunit, which yields MKVQGTVFKYGNDVDTDVIIPARYLNTTSEAELASHCMEDIDKEFVKNVKQGDIMVAEDNFGCGSSREHAPIAIKASGISLVIANSFARIFYRNSINIGLPILECPEAVANIKAGDVVSCDLAKGLIENVTTGKTFQAEPFPDFIQNIIDKGGLIKSIQSK from the coding sequence ATGAAAGTACAGGGCACGGTTTTCAAGTATGGCAACGACGTCGATACGGACGTTATCATTCCCGCGCGTTATTTAAACACCACTTCCGAGGCGGAACTCGCCTCGCACTGCATGGAAGATATCGATAAAGAATTCGTTAAAAACGTAAAACAGGGCGACATTATGGTGGCGGAAGACAATTTCGGCTGCGGCTCCTCGCGCGAGCACGCGCCCATCGCCATCAAAGCGAGCGGCATTTCGCTGGTCATCGCCAATTCTTTCGCGCGCATCTTCTACCGCAATTCCATCAATATCGGGCTGCCCATTCTGGAATGTCCCGAGGCGGTGGCGAACATCAAGGCGGGCGACGTGGTTTCCTGCGACCTTGCCAAGGGCCTCATCGAAAACGTGACGACGGGCAAGACCTTTCAGGCGGAGCCTTTCCCCGACTTTATTCAGAACATCATCGACAAAGGCGGCCTGATCAAATCCATTCAGAGTAAATAA
- the leuB gene encoding 3-isopropylmalate dehydrogenase encodes MKKHIAVLAGDGIGPEITDGAIAVLKKIGEKYGHEFEFEHLLMGVCAIEETGEPLPQYTIDRCLASDSVLLGAVGGAVGDPRINNLPGHLRPEAGLLKIRAALGLYSNLRPAKLFPALAGACPLRADIAAKGIDLVVVRELTGGIYFGERGRGQSEGGEYAYDTEKYNVEEITRIAKIAFELAQKRKKKVISIDKANVLESSRLWREIVHTVAKDYPDVEVTDMLVDNAAMQLVKNPAQFDVVVTSNIFGDILSDEAAMITGSIGMLASSSLGATKRGLYEPIHGSAPDIAGKDLANPIATILSAAMMLRDSFDLGKEAEAVEQAVNKVLDEGYRTADIFSEGKTLVKGSEMTKLIVDRI; translated from the coding sequence ATGAAAAAACATATTGCAGTTCTGGCGGGCGACGGCATCGGCCCCGAAATCACCGACGGCGCGATCGCCGTTTTAAAAAAGATCGGCGAAAAATACGGACACGAATTTGAATTCGAACACCTTCTGATGGGCGTTTGCGCCATCGAAGAGACGGGCGAACCCCTTCCGCAGTACACGATCGACCGCTGTCTTGCATCCGACAGCGTCCTTCTCGGCGCGGTAGGCGGCGCGGTGGGCGATCCACGCATCAATAACCTTCCCGGGCATCTCCGCCCGGAGGCGGGGCTCTTGAAGATCCGCGCGGCGCTGGGATTGTATTCCAACCTGCGCCCCGCAAAACTCTTCCCCGCGCTGGCGGGCGCCTGCCCCTTACGCGCGGATATCGCGGCAAAGGGCATCGATTTGGTGGTCGTGCGCGAACTGACGGGCGGCATCTATTTCGGCGAGCGCGGCAGAGGCCAAAGCGAGGGCGGCGAATACGCCTACGATACGGAAAAATATAACGTGGAAGAGATCACGCGCATCGCGAAGATCGCTTTCGAACTCGCTCAGAAACGTAAGAAAAAGGTCATTTCCATCGACAAGGCGAACGTTCTGGAATCTTCCCGTTTGTGGCGCGAGATCGTGCATACCGTGGCGAAAGATTATCCCGACGTGGAAGTGACGGATATGCTCGTGGACAACGCGGCGATGCAGTTGGTCAAGAATCCCGCCCAGTTCGACGTGGTGGTGACTTCCAACATTTTCGGCGATATCCTCTCCGACGAAGCGGCGATGATCACGGGCAGCATCGGTATGCTCGCCTCTTCTTCGCTCGGCGCGACCAAGCGCGGGCTGTACGAACCCATTCACGGCAGCGCGCCCGACATTGCGGGCAAAGACCTCGCCAACCCCATCGCGACCATTCTTTCGGCGGCGATGATGCTGCGCGACAGTTTCGATTTGGGTAAGGAAGCGGAAGCCGTCGAACAGGCGGTCAACAAGGTGTTGGACGAAGGCTACCGCACCGCGGATATTTTCAGCGAAGGCAAAACGCTCGTCAAAGGCAGCGAGATGACCAAACTTATCGTTGACAGAATTTAA
- a CDS encoding YggS family pyridoxal phosphate-dependent enzyme: MISENVKNILSELSTGNPYGEKVTLVAATKTRTPEEINEAISAGVTDIGENRVQEFTEKYDLVHGAARHFIGHLQTNKVKYLIGKTDLIHSLDRFELADELQKRSEKAGWTANCLLEINLGNELSKSGFSIDSAKEAYERAIKYPNLRICGFMAMLPISEDEKYLRSLCLCMREIYDTIKARDENVRVLSMGMSGDYRLCVECGSNMVRLGTHIFGPRAYNLK; the protein is encoded by the coding sequence ATGATTTCCGAAAACGTAAAAAATATTTTGTCCGAACTTTCCACGGGGAACCCCTACGGCGAAAAAGTGACGCTGGTGGCGGCGACAAAGACGCGCACGCCCGAAGAGATCAACGAGGCGATCTCCGCGGGCGTCACCGATATCGGCGAGAACCGCGTGCAGGAATTTACGGAAAAGTACGATCTCGTGCACGGCGCTGCGCGGCATTTCATCGGGCATTTGCAGACGAACAAAGTAAAATATCTCATCGGAAAAACCGACCTTATACACTCGCTCGACCGTTTCGAACTTGCGGACGAATTGCAAAAGCGCAGCGAAAAAGCGGGCTGGACGGCAAATTGCCTGTTGGAGATCAATTTGGGAAACGAACTTTCCAAGAGCGGTTTTTCCATCGATTCGGCAAAAGAAGCATACGAAAGGGCGATAAAATATCCGAATCTGCGCATCTGCGGATTCATGGCGATGCTGCCGATCAGCGAAGATGAAAAATATTTGCGTTCATTATGCTTGTGTATGCGCGAAATTTATGATACAATAAAAGCACGGGACGAAAACGTGCGCGTGCTCTCGATGGGCATGAGCGGCGATTATCGGCTGTGCGTGGAATGCGGCAGCAACATGGTGCGGCTGGGCACGCATATTTTCGGGCCCCGCGCATATAATCTGAAATAA
- a CDS encoding cell division protein SepF, producing the protein MGLFDFFKTEKEDGAPKRPLRTEPLPRPEDKGGDGARPMQIRKPRSFEDIEEIIDRMKDRLTVIVYVNELNQATALRVTDILSGAIYALGGGMAELEKDMYIFTPDGVNAR; encoded by the coding sequence ATGGGACTTTTCGATTTTTTTAAAACTGAAAAGGAAGACGGCGCGCCCAAGCGGCCGCTACGGACGGAACCGCTCCCCCGCCCCGAGGACAAGGGAGGCGACGGCGCCAGGCCCATGCAGATCAGAAAGCCCCGTTCGTTCGAGGACATCGAAGAGATCATCGACCGCATGAAAGACAGACTGACGGTCATCGTGTACGTGAACGAACTGAACCAGGCGACGGCACTGCGGGTGACGGATATTTTAAGCGGCGCGATCTACGCGCTAGGCGGCGGCATGGCGGAGTTGGAAAAGGATATGTACATATTCACCCCCGACGGCGTGAACGCCCGATAA